In Phoenix dactylifera cultivar Barhee BC4 chromosome 1, palm_55x_up_171113_PBpolish2nd_filt_p, whole genome shotgun sequence, the genomic stretch TCCAAGAAgtaggaaaaaatatttttgtttagaTAAGATTAGATTCAAAATATATTATCTACTATTATTTTTGACCTAACATGTGGTCATTGGCCTCCTAAGTGGGCGGTAATGTTGCACATTGCCACACTCATAGGCCCATCATAAGAGCCAATTGCATTGCATAAGGCATAGGTAAGGATTCACATGGACCACATCGtcgcaaatatttttttttttaaaaatgatattgtcccaaatatttttttgaaaagaatatTGATCACTCAAATGAGAAGCTTGATTATTTGCCGAAGCAATAAGTAgctaaaaaaatctaaaatacatGTTCAAACTAATTCTAATTATATTCAAATAATTGTACCTacttagaaagaaaaatataatatgCTGAATAATATTGTACAACAATATTGCCTTTTTCATAATTATTCATAacttttctataatcatttttttaaaaaaatatgcaataaaAAATGATAATGGAGAAGAAAGGGCATTCTGTGCTCAAGTTAATATTTACCACATAAACAATTATTCTTTCTAGCtaacaaaaagaaataaatttaaaaatattatttcacttggatcatatttttatgtttgCCAACCTAACCAATCTTGTATGACCTAAAGTATGCAATGGAGAATCAGGGTGTTGGTGGACGCAAAAGATTCGGGATTATATTTTGGAGGATTGGAGCATTTTTATTCCCCTTGAAATTAGAATAGGAATGGAACTCTTCTCAACCAAATGACTGAAATGCAAGTCACTTATTCAGCAATCCATGAGCAAAACTGTGCCCCCTATAACAAATGTGCTTCTATATATCATAAACTATCAGCTTCTTATGGAGAATGGTGTTTTTGTACTCAACTAGGTGTACTTTAAGTTAATAAAGCAATGGAAGAGAGAAGTAAAGGCAATGGGAGAAAATAGCATTAGGAGTTGTTACCCTCTTTAAGTGTTGTCAGCATAGAAAACATTATAGGATGTGAACATAAGCATGTTTAGTTTGGAAGGGGACCTACCCCTCTTACTTGATATTTGGAGGAGCACGAGGGAGTGTATTTCCTAGATGGCTAGACATATCTACAATGAGGCAAACAATGTTGCAGACCGGGTTGCCTTTTTTGTGGCGGAACATTCCGAAGAAGTGTTTTGGACTGACTTGTCAGCTGTCCTGATCGTGTTTCGTGATATTCTATTTTCTGACTTTATGAAATATATCCATAGTAGATATGTATGAACCGTCcgctttattaaaaaaataaaaaataaaaaagtgaaAACATAGAAGCATGTCGAGTAATTTGCTTCCTGAACCCTTTTTTCCTGGAAAGTTTACCAATCATTATAAATAGGATAATTGGAATCAATTCAAGAGAAACAAATAATACATACTGCAAACATAATAGGGTGCCTGCCATTTTTAACTGCATAAATGGAAAAGCAGTTGTTGTATCCACTGAAAGTCCCAAAAAGCTTTTTCTTCTCATCCTTTTTTTCTGGTAAGTTAATCTCTCTCATGAAAAATACATTTCTCAAATTGAATAGGGTGCCTGCATAAATGGAAGAGTAATTGCTGTATTTGCTGAAAATTCCAAAATGTTTGTCTTCTAATAATCGTTTTTTTTCTGGGTAgtttatgatctctatcattatAAATAGCATGATTGGATTCAATTCAATAGCAACAAATAATGCATACCTCAAATGGAAGAGGGTGCCTGCTATTTTGAACTGCATAAGTGGAGGAGTAGTTGTTGTATCTCCTGAAACTTCTAAAAAGTTTATCTGGAACTGGAACATGAATACATGCATTTTTCAAGCAATACTATAACCAAGAATTTTGATCAATTTGAATTCCCTAAAGGCACCATAGCGAATCAATTTTACTTGAATTAAAAGATGATATAATAAGTAGAAGTTTCTGATCAACATAGTTGGAATGCACATCCATTGTTCTATTCATACAATGACCCTGAACAGGCTTGGGTTTAGTGGCTCTAAATATACACAATGGCCACCAGTATGCAGTCTTAAATATATCCACATAAGGTTCAAGAGAAAAACAGTAGTTgtgaaaattaagaaatctttgaTTGTATCAACATGCCAATATGAttcactttattttatttattcatcaTGTGATTATCTTGTTCTCCATTATATTCGTTTCAGAGAAACTACTCAATTATCTTTGCATATATAACCCTTGCATGATTTGTATCAAACGTTAATTACATAGTTCATTAACGTACCAGATAATCACAGTAATGCTAGGCTAGTTTCCTACCTTTTCAAGCATATGTTCATTACTGATTGATTGAGATTTTACATATGAAACAAATGATTTATCTTATAGTCCTATTCTTCCCAGAAAAACAAGTCTAATAGAGGTGAATGCTCTCCCTTACTGGTCTAGCTTCCTTAAACTACACTCTTTAACTCTCTTTTTCACACAACTAATTTAGCTATGAAGAGCACATTTCTAAAGAACCATATTGTTGAATCTaatagaaaaaggaaaggattgGGACCTcttttgaatatattttttttcattaaactcTTTTGGATGGTTGCACCACAATCCACCTCTACTATGGACACCAACCATGCATTAATATAAAACCCTCCCCATGGGGCGTCTTTCATGACCTCCCCTCCTTTCCTTCACCTTTTTCTTGTATCTCTTAGCCCATTTGTCTCTCTCCATGGATCACAACGAAATCAAGCTCGCAATCGATGGCATCGAAGGCCAAGATGACGACCAAGAGGTGTCAAACTACTCCCAGAGAGGCCAGTGGCTGCGAGCTGCGGTCCTCGGAGCCAATGATGGGCTTCTCTCGACTGTTTCCCTGATGATGGGAGTTGAAGCAGTGAAAGATGACGCCAAGGCCATGATCATTTCAGGCTTGGCCGGCCTGGTGGCCGGGGCTTGCAGTATGGCAACTGCAGAGTTTGTTTCAGTGTACTCATTGTACGACATCGAAGTGGCGCAGATGAAGAGGGAGAAGCAGGCAAAGGGTGATCATAATGGTGAGAGCATCGATGAGGGAAACAGAGATCGCCTTCCAAGCCTGGTGAAAGCGGCAGTAGCATCAGCCTTGGCCTTTTCTGCAGGGGCGATGGTGCCGCTACTGGCTGCAGGGTTCATAAGAAGTTATGAGGTGAGGTTAGGGGTGGTTCActacaaaagaaggaataaCTCCGGCGCTTTTTTTGGTCTTTTTTtggtctctaccgacgcttataagcgtcggcgaatttccagcccacgcgacccaaagcgtgggtcagacgtcgggcaggtgggcgtgggtccggtttttgccgacgctaagagaaagcgtcggcaaaaacagggatttgccgacgctaatgaaagcgtcggcaaacagggctttcccgacgctttaagcGTCGATAAAGCCCAATCCATTTTTcgttttcgccgacgctttaaagcgtcggcaaaaacaactttcccgacgctttaaagcgtccaTAAAGCCCAACCAGTTTTTcgttttcgccgacgctttaaagcgtcggggattgctattttttttaaagcttCCACCGCGACCTCGCCCGCAGCGGCGAGAGTCTGGCCGTCGGCTTGGTCGGGCGGGGGGTAAGGAGGTGGGTTTTCAGGGGTAGGGGGAGGGGGGAAGTGGTCGCAGTAGTCGAGGGTttcggaaggaggag encodes the following:
- the LOC103704413 gene encoding vacuolar iron transporter homolog 2-like, with the protein product MDHNEIKLAIDGIEGQDDDQEVSNYSQRGQWLRAAVLGANDGLLSTVSLMMGVEAVKDDAKAMIISGLAGLVAGACSMATAEFVSVYSLYDIEVAQMKREKQAKGDHNGESIDEGNRDRLPSLVKAAVASALAFSAGAMVPLLAAGFIRSYEVRLVSVVVAAAASAALVVLGCLGAALGRAPVGRSCVRVVVGGWVAMAMTFGLMKLFGSRNL